A single window of Nocardioides baekrokdamisoli DNA harbors:
- a CDS encoding DUF3180 domain-containing protein — protein MKRQPLAPLSQRAITLAGVVGVACGWLAHRVWDGTNSTSAPLVSWLQPVSLAVIAAILLLLAVITRKQVRERHLLEPQKAVNRLVLGRAGALVGSLVTGGYLGYAISWLGYSGDPLASRRIWLSLAAAAAGLLIVVGGLLLERACRIDPPEADRA, from the coding sequence GTGAAGCGACAACCCCTCGCGCCGCTGTCGCAGCGCGCGATCACCCTGGCCGGGGTCGTGGGCGTTGCGTGCGGCTGGCTGGCCCACCGTGTCTGGGACGGTACGAACTCCACTTCCGCTCCGTTGGTGTCCTGGCTCCAGCCGGTGTCGCTGGCGGTCATCGCCGCGATCCTGCTCCTGCTGGCGGTGATCACGCGCAAACAGGTCAGGGAACGACATCTGCTGGAGCCGCAGAAGGCGGTCAACCGTCTCGTCCTCGGGCGGGCCGGCGCGCTGGTCGGTTCACTGGTGACCGGCGGTTATCTGGGGTACGCGATCTCGTGGCTCGGTTACTCGGGGGACCCGTTGGCGTCGCGACGGATCTGGCTCAGCCTCGCCGCAGCTGCAGCTGGTTTGCTGATCGTCGTGGGCGGACTCCTGCTCGAGCGGGCGTGTCGCATCGATCCACCAGAGGCGGATCGCGCTTAA
- a CDS encoding glycosyltransferase family 2 protein — protein MKIALTMMVRDEADIIVPMLEFHLAQGVDVLLVTDNGSVDGTAEILQGYADKGLIVLAHDPVQRKQQSSLVTAMARRARTEFAADWVINADADEFLFPIDRTKTIKQCFEAMSRTAVSFYAPVTNYVGVPAQRGSGIDRLVYRDHRTEDELKSVGINSQPTPNCLHRGDPSVSVVQGNHFTDLAVAGEVPEGFEMEVLHLPWRSWEQFERKVTNAGAAYDANPDLTPSPNHHGMMDYRRWQAGRLRHSFVTRLPLRDALENDHETYTKDTSLMTYLHALVPHAVFPDLLAAALDSSKDEALTDEDHAHSADLAHQFMDLEGEIRELRQQVKDAEALAESYRLERDYARQQADKAIMNVPTRDLVGYTSRTLARKVVRRALGEVRRRRG, from the coding sequence GTGAAAATCGCGCTCACGATGATGGTCCGGGATGAGGCCGACATCATTGTTCCGATGCTCGAGTTCCATCTCGCGCAGGGCGTTGACGTCCTTCTGGTCACTGACAACGGTTCCGTCGACGGCACCGCGGAGATCCTGCAGGGCTATGCGGACAAGGGCTTGATCGTGCTCGCCCACGACCCGGTGCAGCGCAAGCAGCAGAGTTCCCTGGTCACGGCGATGGCTCGCCGGGCGCGTACGGAATTCGCCGCCGACTGGGTGATCAATGCCGATGCGGACGAGTTCCTCTTCCCGATCGATCGCACGAAGACCATCAAGCAATGCTTCGAGGCGATGTCGCGTACGGCGGTGTCGTTCTATGCCCCGGTGACCAACTACGTCGGCGTCCCCGCTCAGCGGGGCTCCGGGATCGACCGGCTGGTCTACCGGGACCATCGCACCGAGGACGAGCTCAAGTCTGTCGGGATCAACTCGCAACCCACCCCGAACTGCCTGCACCGTGGTGACCCCAGCGTGAGTGTCGTCCAGGGCAACCACTTCACCGACCTCGCCGTCGCAGGGGAGGTGCCCGAGGGCTTCGAGATGGAGGTCCTGCATCTCCCGTGGCGGTCCTGGGAGCAGTTCGAGCGCAAGGTCACCAATGCCGGCGCCGCGTACGACGCCAACCCGGACCTCACCCCGAGCCCGAACCACCACGGGATGATGGATTACCGCCGGTGGCAGGCCGGCCGTTTGCGTCACTCGTTCGTGACCCGCCTCCCGTTGCGCGACGCGCTGGAGAATGACCACGAGACCTACACCAAGGACACGTCGCTGATGACGTACCTCCACGCCCTGGTGCCGCATGCGGTCTTCCCCGACCTGCTCGCAGCCGCCCTGGACAGTTCGAAGGATGAAGCCTTGACCGACGAAGACCACGCTCACAGCGCAGACCTGGCCCACCAGTTCATGGATCTCGAGGGCGAGATCCGCGAGTTGCGTCAGCAGGTGAAGGACGCCGAGGCGCTGGCCGAGTCGTACCGCCTCGAGCGCGACTACGCCCGCCAGCAGGCCGACAAGGCGATCATGAACGTGCCGACGCGCGACCTGGTCGGCTACACGTCGCGCACGCTGGCGCGCAAGGTGGTACGCCGGGCTCTGGGTGAGGTCCGCCGGCGCCGTGGCTGA
- a CDS encoding glycosyltransferase codes for MADLDKEVAWRAAFKGKRILKKTIAPYRDVTTLTDSRLFDHDWYNHVAGTSFTRRGAAADYLRHGLARGLTPNPLFDGRYFEERSPELTMAGVDPFLRYIRGRFWGSPTHPLFPISYIERNPLALDHSAGPIGHYLEFGAPLGAKVNWWLPRIPYEQPRGLVDWLWSRVDDYRAARARPLGWWGPELPTGYAATGQIAGTVSVVIAAQYDPSAVASMIAQASAQTGVDVEVIVVPASDIVLPDLASAVRVLERADGPWAARNAGAAAATGDWVVFPDESDTWEGGRLALLAAAVPAGRWGHDVAENTSGAGRFLRRAYAPEAIIHGAPIELGAFIVDRQVFAQVGGFNPARHGAAAEQLLADLARTGEGAFVPALGMRFDGAARKQRLVVRPGLKPWLDHNDVLGHHDEVLNDVLIDWAAAGERTTDDDVVTIIIPTYADLSMTTDAVWSCIRASEAAGDRIEILVVDNGCTPEVAVPLLALMEQRDQVRVISLPENYGFALGNNVALAEAAGSTVVFLNNDTLVFEGWLDPIREALKDPQVLAAQSLLIYDTGAIQSAGVAFSATDSPPHAVLQGYPTEDAAGLAGVDLSALTGAALAGRYADLVQVRGFDAVFRNGMEDVDLCLRLAELRPGGCRLLPDSRVIHLESRTPGRFTHSLVNRKVFLERWVGRLPVDDQRVWAAAGYTVTGRAIRQRASEDNRVNVLEPVVERTVRASVTEPAPRLRWAIKNPAPYGPEGVHWGDTYYAQHLAESLERLGQDVIIDYRPEFMRESARHDDVVLLLRGLAPYFPVPGQVSMMWVISHPEMVSESDGLGWDRIYVASSAYAPKLAAQWGRPVIPLLQATDPSRFNPDVAEPDTGYPLLFLGSSRNQARPMVMDSVDRNLGVSVIGKDWDQFVPPGVVRSDFMANDAVGAAYRSAGILLNDHWDDMREEGFISNRLFDAVAAGARVITDDVVGLREIFGPSVQVATNADELEALVRAENRDEIFGTDAERRAAAEVIAREHSFDARAAVLLEDAVASWRQRQGQ; via the coding sequence GTGGCTGACCTCGACAAGGAGGTCGCCTGGCGGGCGGCCTTCAAGGGCAAGCGCATCCTGAAGAAGACGATCGCGCCGTACCGCGACGTGACCACGCTGACGGACTCCCGCCTGTTCGACCACGACTGGTACAACCACGTCGCGGGCACGTCCTTCACCCGCCGCGGGGCTGCCGCGGACTATCTGCGGCACGGACTCGCGCGCGGCCTCACACCGAACCCGCTGTTCGACGGTCGCTACTTCGAGGAGCGATCCCCCGAGCTCACGATGGCGGGTGTCGACCCCTTCCTCCGCTACATCCGTGGGCGCTTCTGGGGCAGTCCGACCCATCCGCTCTTCCCGATCAGCTACATCGAGCGCAACCCGCTCGCGCTCGATCACTCCGCCGGCCCGATCGGCCACTACCTGGAGTTCGGTGCGCCGCTCGGCGCCAAGGTGAACTGGTGGCTCCCACGGATTCCGTACGAGCAGCCCCGAGGGCTCGTCGACTGGCTGTGGAGCAGGGTGGACGACTACCGCGCCGCTCGGGCGCGTCCCCTCGGTTGGTGGGGACCCGAGTTGCCCACCGGGTACGCGGCGACCGGTCAGATAGCCGGCACCGTCTCGGTGGTCATCGCAGCGCAGTACGACCCGTCCGCGGTCGCGTCGATGATCGCGCAGGCGTCCGCCCAGACCGGCGTCGACGTCGAGGTCATCGTGGTTCCGGCGTCGGACATCGTCCTGCCAGATCTTGCATCGGCGGTGCGAGTCCTCGAGCGGGCTGACGGCCCATGGGCGGCGCGCAACGCCGGTGCGGCTGCCGCCACCGGCGACTGGGTCGTCTTCCCGGACGAGTCGGACACGTGGGAGGGCGGCCGCCTGGCCCTTCTGGCTGCGGCCGTTCCCGCCGGCCGGTGGGGACATGACGTCGCCGAGAACACCTCGGGCGCCGGCCGGTTCCTGCGCAGGGCGTACGCGCCGGAGGCGATCATCCATGGCGCTCCGATCGAACTCGGTGCGTTCATCGTCGACCGACAGGTGTTCGCCCAGGTCGGTGGCTTCAACCCGGCACGCCACGGTGCCGCCGCCGAGCAATTGCTGGCTGATCTGGCGCGCACCGGTGAGGGGGCCTTCGTGCCGGCGCTCGGGATGCGGTTCGACGGCGCGGCCCGCAAGCAGCGTCTGGTCGTACGCCCCGGTCTCAAGCCGTGGTTGGACCACAACGACGTCCTCGGTCATCACGACGAGGTGCTCAATGACGTCCTGATCGACTGGGCTGCCGCAGGCGAGCGGACGACCGACGACGACGTCGTCACGATCATCATCCCCACGTACGCGGACCTCTCCATGACGACCGACGCAGTGTGGTCCTGCATCCGGGCCTCTGAGGCCGCGGGCGACCGGATCGAGATCCTGGTCGTCGACAACGGCTGCACCCCGGAGGTCGCCGTACCGCTGCTCGCCCTCATGGAGCAGCGCGATCAGGTCCGGGTGATCAGCCTGCCTGAGAACTACGGTTTCGCGCTCGGCAACAACGTCGCCCTGGCCGAGGCCGCCGGCTCCACCGTGGTCTTCCTCAACAACGACACCCTGGTCTTCGAGGGCTGGCTCGATCCGATCCGCGAGGCGCTGAAGGACCCGCAGGTCCTCGCCGCGCAGAGTCTGCTCATCTATGACACGGGTGCGATCCAGTCGGCGGGTGTCGCGTTCTCCGCGACGGACTCGCCTCCGCATGCCGTGCTGCAGGGCTACCCGACCGAGGACGCCGCCGGACTCGCCGGCGTCGACCTCAGCGCCCTCACGGGTGCAGCCCTCGCCGGCCGCTACGCCGATCTGGTGCAGGTACGCGGCTTCGACGCGGTCTTCCGCAACGGCATGGAGGACGTCGACCTGTGCCTGCGCCTGGCTGAGCTGCGTCCCGGTGGCTGCCGCCTTCTGCCGGATTCCCGGGTGATCCACCTGGAGTCGCGTACGCCGGGTCGCTTCACGCATTCGCTGGTCAACCGCAAGGTCTTCCTGGAGCGCTGGGTCGGCCGCCTTCCGGTCGATGATCAACGCGTCTGGGCCGCGGCTGGCTACACCGTGACGGGTCGTGCGATCCGGCAGCGGGCGTCGGAGGACAACCGGGTCAACGTCCTCGAGCCGGTTGTGGAGCGTACGGTCCGCGCATCTGTCACCGAGCCTGCTCCGCGGCTGCGCTGGGCGATCAAGAACCCGGCCCCGTACGGCCCCGAGGGCGTCCACTGGGGCGACACGTACTACGCCCAGCACCTCGCGGAGTCGCTCGAGCGCCTCGGCCAGGACGTGATCATCGACTACCGGCCCGAGTTCATGCGGGAGTCGGCGCGGCACGATGACGTCGTCCTGTTGCTGCGCGGGCTCGCTCCGTACTTCCCGGTCCCCGGCCAGGTCTCGATGATGTGGGTGATCTCCCACCCGGAGATGGTGTCCGAGTCCGACGGTCTCGGTTGGGACCGGATCTACGTCGCCTCGAGTGCGTACGCCCCGAAGCTGGCGGCCCAGTGGGGACGCCCGGTGATCCCGCTCCTGCAGGCCACCGATCCCAGCCGTTTCAACCCGGATGTCGCTGAGCCGGACACGGGCTACCCGTTGCTGTTCCTCGGCAGCTCGCGCAACCAGGCCCGGCCGATGGTCATGGATTCGGTCGACCGCAATCTCGGTGTCAGTGTGATCGGCAAGGACTGGGACCAGTTCGTACCGCCGGGAGTCGTCCGGTCGGACTTCATGGCGAACGACGCGGTCGGCGCCGCGTACCGGTCGGCCGGCATCCTGCTCAACGATCACTGGGACGACATGCGCGAGGAGGGCTTCATCTCCAACCGCCTCTTCGATGCCGTCGCCGCAGGTGCTCGGGTGATCACCGATGACGTGGTCGGACTTCGCGAGATCTTCGGTCCGTCCGTCCAGGTCGCCACCAACGCCGACGAACTCGAAGCACTGGTACGCGCTGAGAACCGAGACGAGATCTTCGGGACGGACGCTGAGCGTCGTGCGGCGGCTGAGGTCATCGCCCGCGAGCACTCCTTCGACGCTCGGGCTGCGGTCCTGCTCGAGGATGCGGTCGCGAGCTGGCGGCAACGGCAGGGTCAATGA
- a CDS encoding glycosyltransferase family 2 protein, which translates to MPELVEGQPVLSVIVPVFNVVDYLVECLDSIVAQPFEGVHVIIVDDGSTDGSAELAREYAEGRANFEFFEQPNSGVSIARNTALERVRTPYLTFVDPDDVLPPDAWSTMFSTLRASGSDFVVGAVERLEGDRRYQTPSMIRTQRLTGRRQTIESVPLMLTDVFVWNKIFVTDFWREAGIIFPPRTRYQDQVALTDAYLKASAFDVIDEIVYEWRHRPSENSATQTRKTLANLQERINTKRMTLELVEAYGNADVTRVLETEILPVDMWEYCEAAHDCSDEFWDLLVSAFREFWGGDRIAFTEAMIPPHERLMGWLASQDRRADLIALFEWLPTLTEAPIRDDLLIHPWFDEPGMPLFPEVRYPEPRRSVADRVRARLRRRG; encoded by the coding sequence GTGCCTGAGCTCGTCGAGGGCCAGCCCGTGTTGAGCGTGATCGTCCCCGTCTTCAACGTCGTGGACTATCTGGTCGAATGCCTCGACTCGATCGTGGCGCAGCCGTTCGAGGGCGTCCATGTGATCATCGTCGACGACGGGTCCACGGACGGATCGGCCGAACTGGCCCGGGAGTACGCGGAGGGCCGCGCGAACTTCGAGTTCTTCGAGCAGCCGAACTCAGGCGTCTCGATCGCGCGCAACACCGCGCTCGAGCGCGTACGCACGCCCTATCTGACGTTCGTCGACCCGGACGACGTCTTGCCGCCGGACGCCTGGTCGACGATGTTCTCGACGCTGCGAGCGTCCGGCTCGGACTTCGTCGTCGGCGCTGTGGAGCGGCTCGAGGGGGACCGGCGTTATCAGACGCCGTCGATGATCCGGACTCAGCGACTGACCGGCCGCCGACAGACGATCGAGTCGGTGCCGTTGATGCTCACCGACGTCTTCGTCTGGAACAAGATCTTCGTCACCGACTTCTGGCGGGAGGCCGGGATCATCTTCCCGCCCCGCACGCGCTACCAGGATCAGGTCGCCCTCACCGATGCCTACCTCAAGGCGTCCGCCTTCGACGTCATCGACGAGATCGTGTACGAGTGGCGCCACCGGCCGTCCGAGAACTCGGCCACCCAGACCCGCAAGACCCTGGCCAACTTGCAGGAGCGGATCAACACCAAGCGGATGACCCTCGAGCTCGTCGAGGCGTACGGCAACGCCGATGTCACCCGGGTGTTGGAGACCGAGATCCTGCCGGTCGACATGTGGGAGTACTGCGAGGCGGCGCACGACTGCTCCGACGAGTTCTGGGACCTGCTGGTGTCTGCGTTCCGGGAGTTCTGGGGTGGCGATCGGATCGCCTTCACCGAGGCGATGATCCCGCCGCACGAGCGACTGATGGGGTGGCTCGCCAGCCAGGACCGTCGCGCCGACCTGATTGCACTCTTCGAATGGCTCCCGACGCTCACCGAGGCGCCGATCAGGGACGACCTGCTGATCCATCCGTGGTTCGACGAGCCCGGGATGCCCCTTTTCCCCGAGGTCCGCTACCCCGAACCGCGACGCTCCGTCGCTGACCGCGTCCGCGCACGTCTCCGCCGACGGGGCTGA
- a CDS encoding Rossmann-like and DUF2520 domain-containing protein has translation MTRIGVIGAGRVGAVLAAGFAQAGHEIVAIAGESSASRTRAAALLPGVPIKKPTAVAKSADVLFLTVPDDMLANLVTVLADSGAIRPGQIVIHTSGRHGLAVLEPARKAGATTIAFHPALTFTGTELDLARLPECVIGLTAEEGVREFAEGLVADLGARPMWVEESARTLYHAALAHGSNHLVTLVTEAMEILSAAGATDPAGTLRPLLTAALENALEKGDAALTGPMVRGDAGTISAHLTELEEHAPQTVSSYVALAKATMSRVVTDGRLLPIRAAKIARILSDHTQAQPTESDLIEAAPGSGGATPAVARLSRALPSLSGLDGPPARLRPSASSGHTSSEPRDGGRRRIQAEVRQ, from the coding sequence ATGACCCGTATCGGGGTGATCGGAGCAGGCCGCGTCGGCGCGGTCCTCGCTGCCGGTTTTGCGCAGGCTGGGCACGAGATCGTTGCCATCGCCGGTGAGTCCTCCGCATCGCGTACGCGCGCGGCTGCCTTGCTCCCGGGTGTGCCGATCAAGAAGCCGACCGCCGTTGCCAAGTCCGCGGACGTCCTGTTCCTCACCGTCCCCGACGACATGCTCGCCAACCTCGTGACCGTACTGGCCGACAGCGGCGCCATCCGCCCGGGTCAGATCGTCATCCATACCTCGGGTCGCCACGGCCTCGCCGTCCTTGAGCCCGCCCGAAAGGCCGGTGCCACGACCATCGCGTTCCACCCGGCTCTCACCTTCACCGGCACCGAACTCGACCTCGCCCGTCTCCCGGAGTGCGTCATCGGACTGACCGCGGAGGAGGGCGTACGCGAGTTCGCCGAGGGCTTGGTCGCCGATCTCGGCGCTCGACCGATGTGGGTCGAGGAGAGCGCGCGGACGCTGTATCACGCAGCTCTCGCCCACGGCTCGAACCACCTGGTCACGCTGGTGACCGAGGCGATGGAGATCCTCAGCGCCGCCGGCGCCACCGACCCGGCCGGCACCCTGCGACCGCTGCTGACGGCCGCCCTCGAGAACGCACTCGAGAAGGGTGACGCCGCCCTCACCGGACCGATGGTGCGCGGCGACGCCGGTACGATCAGCGCCCACCTGACCGAGTTGGAGGAGCACGCCCCCCAGACGGTCTCCTCGTACGTGGCCCTGGCGAAGGCCACGATGAGCCGGGTCGTCACCGACGGCCGCCTCCTGCCGATCCGTGCCGCGAAGATCGCCCGGATCCTCAGCGACCACACGCAGGCCCAGCCGACCGAGTCCGACCTCATCGAGGCCGCGCCTGGATCCGGCGGCGCCACGCCGGCCGTGGCTCGCTTGAGCCGCGCCCTGCCTTCGTTGTCGGGCCTCGACGGGCCGCCGGCCCGCCTTCGGCCCTCCGCCTCGTCAGGACACACCTCAAGCGAACCGCGGGACGGCGGGCGCCGCCGGATCCAGGCGGAGGTCCGCCAGTGA
- the panC gene encoding pantoate--beta-alanine ligase, with protein MTLPTLLSSTADVRTFRAASRDQRIAFVPTMGALHNGHASLMKLARERVGADGIVIVSIFVNPLQFGAGEDLDRYPRTLEADLKVCEREGVDAVFAPAVDDVYPGGEPQVRITPGPLADILEGAVREGHFGGVLTVVAKLFGLVQPDVAIFGEKDYQQLALIRRMAQDLNMPIDIVGAPTEREPDGLALSSRNVYLSPTDRQVAASLSRALRAGQAAAAGGAEAAGKAASAVLAEVGIAPDYLVVTAKDLSQPVPGEGRMLIAARVGTTRLIDNVSLTIGG; from the coding sequence GTGACGCTGCCGACGTTGCTCTCGAGCACCGCCGACGTACGCACCTTCCGTGCCGCGTCGCGCGACCAGCGCATCGCCTTCGTCCCGACGATGGGCGCACTGCACAACGGCCATGCCAGCCTGATGAAACTCGCCCGCGAGCGCGTCGGCGCAGACGGCATCGTGATCGTCTCGATCTTCGTGAACCCGTTGCAGTTCGGCGCCGGGGAGGATCTGGACCGGTACCCGCGCACGCTCGAGGCCGACCTCAAGGTGTGCGAGCGCGAAGGCGTCGACGCCGTGTTCGCCCCGGCTGTCGATGATGTCTACCCGGGGGGTGAGCCGCAGGTACGCATCACTCCGGGGCCGCTCGCCGACATCCTTGAGGGTGCCGTACGCGAGGGCCACTTCGGCGGTGTCCTGACCGTCGTCGCGAAACTGTTCGGACTTGTCCAGCCCGATGTCGCCATCTTCGGCGAGAAGGACTACCAGCAGTTGGCCCTGATCCGCCGGATGGCTCAGGACCTCAACATGCCGATCGACATCGTCGGTGCTCCCACCGAGCGCGAGCCGGACGGGTTGGCGCTCTCGAGCCGCAACGTCTACCTGAGCCCCACGGACCGCCAGGTGGCTGCCAGCCTGAGCAGGGCGCTTCGCGCCGGTCAGGCCGCGGCGGCCGGTGGCGCCGAGGCCGCCGGGAAGGCCGCCAGCGCTGTCCTGGCGGAGGTCGGGATCGCCCCGGACTACCTCGTCGTGACCGCGAAGGACCTGTCCCAACCCGTACCTGGCGAAGGCCGGATGCTCATAGCTGCTCGAGTGGGAACAACCCGCTTGATCGACAACGTTTCACTCACCATCGGAGGTTGA
- the panD gene encoding aspartate 1-decarboxylase, producing the protein MLRTMMKSKIHRATVTQADLHYVGSVTVDEDLLDAADLLAGELVHIVDVTNGARLETYTIAGPRGSGVIGINGAAAHLVHPGDIVILIAYAQVTTQEAKELEPHVVFVDSDNKIVHLGIDPTEAYADLLTGAADYR; encoded by the coding sequence GTGCTGCGAACCATGATGAAGTCCAAGATCCACCGCGCGACGGTGACTCAGGCCGACCTGCATTACGTCGGCTCCGTCACGGTCGACGAGGACCTGCTCGACGCCGCCGATCTGCTGGCCGGCGAGCTGGTCCACATCGTCGACGTCACCAACGGCGCGCGACTGGAGACGTACACGATCGCGGGCCCGCGCGGCTCCGGCGTGATCGGCATCAACGGTGCCGCCGCCCACCTCGTCCACCCCGGCGACATCGTCATCCTGATCGCGTACGCACAGGTGACGACCCAGGAGGCGAAGGAACTCGAGCCGCACGTCGTCTTCGTCGACAGCGACAACAAGATCGTCCACCTCGGCATCGACCCGACCGAGGCGTACGCGGATCTTCTGACCGGCGCAGCCGACTACCGCTGA
- a CDS encoding L-aspartate oxidase, translated as MVRILPGRLVAREPGWTEWADVVIVGSGIAGLTAALRLRGQVERIAVVTKDVLAAGSTQWAQGGIAAALGDGDTPDQHEADTLVAGAGACDPAAVHVLVNEGPAAVQELIEWGALFDHDPEGNLSLTREGGHHRDRIAHAHGDATGAEIQRALIEAIRRASDIAVYEHAMVVDLVPSADGGIAGLTIHANGVGLPDGVGLVRTRAVILASGGLGQVFSQTTNPAVSTADGMAIALRAGATLRDLEFVQFHPTVMYLGPDSRGQQPLISEAVRGEGAFLVDWDGKRIMDGVHELGDLAPRDIVAKAIQSAMLASGHPNMWLDARHLGAEFWERRFPGILASCRSHGVDPVRDLIPVAPACHYASGGVRTDLFGRTDVPGLYATGEVACSGVHGANRLASNSLLEGLVFSRRIAEVLPGELRDLPEETIDRRPAGIAAADVRPRLQELMSAQAGVLRTAAGLSVAVDELNEMAAESHDVATPTAWENTNLLSLSAALATAALQRRETRGSHWREDFPERDDEHWSGHFDSVLRDGELTVTYEETR; from the coding sequence ATGGTGCGCATCCTCCCCGGCCGACTCGTCGCGCGCGAGCCCGGCTGGACCGAGTGGGCCGATGTCGTCATCGTCGGCTCCGGCATCGCCGGTCTGACCGCTGCGCTCCGACTGCGTGGTCAGGTCGAGCGGATCGCCGTCGTCACCAAGGACGTGCTCGCTGCGGGTTCCACGCAGTGGGCCCAAGGCGGCATCGCGGCCGCTCTCGGCGACGGTGACACCCCTGATCAGCACGAGGCCGACACGTTGGTTGCGGGGGCGGGAGCCTGCGATCCGGCTGCGGTGCATGTCCTGGTCAATGAGGGGCCGGCCGCGGTCCAGGAGCTGATCGAGTGGGGGGCCCTGTTCGACCACGACCCCGAGGGCAACCTGTCGCTCACCCGCGAAGGCGGCCATCACCGCGACCGGATCGCCCATGCCCACGGCGATGCCACGGGCGCGGAGATCCAGCGCGCGCTCATCGAGGCGATCCGCCGTGCATCTGACATCGCCGTTTACGAGCACGCCATGGTGGTCGACCTCGTGCCGTCCGCTGACGGTGGCATCGCCGGCCTGACGATCCACGCCAACGGCGTCGGCCTTCCTGATGGCGTGGGCCTGGTGCGTACGCGTGCGGTGATCCTTGCCTCCGGCGGACTCGGCCAGGTCTTCTCCCAGACCACCAATCCTGCGGTGTCGACCGCTGATGGGATGGCGATCGCACTCCGTGCCGGTGCGACCCTGCGCGATCTGGAATTCGTCCAGTTCCACCCGACCGTGATGTACCTCGGCCCGGACTCACGCGGTCAACAGCCACTCATCTCCGAGGCCGTACGCGGCGAGGGCGCGTTCCTGGTGGACTGGGACGGCAAGCGGATCATGGACGGCGTCCACGAACTGGGTGATCTGGCCCCGCGCGACATCGTGGCGAAGGCGATCCAGTCCGCGATGCTCGCCAGCGGGCACCCGAACATGTGGCTGGACGCGCGCCACCTCGGTGCGGAGTTCTGGGAGCGCCGGTTCCCCGGCATCCTCGCGTCCTGCCGCTCCCATGGCGTCGACCCGGTGCGCGACCTGATCCCGGTGGCGCCCGCGTGCCACTACGCCTCCGGCGGAGTGCGTACGGACCTCTTCGGCCGCACCGACGTCCCGGGGCTGTACGCCACCGGCGAGGTTGCCTGCAGCGGCGTCCACGGAGCCAACCGGCTGGCGTCCAACTCACTGCTCGAAGGCCTCGTCTTCTCGCGGCGCATCGCCGAGGTCCTCCCGGGCGAACTCCGCGACCTGCCCGAGGAGACGATCGACCGGCGTCCGGCGGGCATCGCCGCCGCCGACGTACGCCCGCGCCTGCAGGAGTTGATGAGTGCCCAGGCAGGTGTGTTGCGGACTGCCGCCGGACTGTCGGTGGCTGTCGACGAACTCAACGAGATGGCAGCCGAATCCCACGACGTGGCCACGCCGACCGCCTGGGAGAACACGAACCTGCTGTCCCTCTCCGCGGCCCTGGCGACCGCTGCCCTCCAGCGCCGGGAGACCCGCGGCTCGCACTGGCGTGAGGACTTCCCGGAGCGCGACGATGAGCACTGGTCGGGTCACTTCGACTCCGTGCTGCGCGATGGCGAACTGACCGTGACGTACGAGGAGACCCGATGA
- the nadC gene encoding carboxylating nicotinate-nucleotide diphosphorylase, with amino-acid sequence MTPYDELPASLIAEIMEAGLDPHDLYADIADALREDLPHDGDVDVTSVATISADARGRGVFAAREPGVVAGLAVAELVFHYVMGDTVTVTHRLPEGAVVNPDDVVMEVAGPTRGLLTAERTALNYASHLSGVATATAKWVEALAGTNAKVLDTRKTLPNYRALEKYAVRAGGGHNHRMSLADMALVKDNHVVAAGGVVPAYNAVKAMWPDLPIEVEVGTLQELRELLEVGCERIMLDNMTDAQMTEAVAITAGRATLEASGGLTLERARGVAATGVDWISVGALTHSVKVFDIGLDLQDG; translated from the coding sequence ATGACGCCGTACGACGAACTCCCGGCCTCGCTGATCGCGGAGATCATGGAGGCCGGTCTGGACCCTCATGATCTGTACGCCGACATTGCGGACGCGCTGCGCGAAGATCTGCCGCACGACGGCGACGTCGATGTCACCTCGGTGGCGACGATCTCGGCGGATGCGCGCGGGCGCGGAGTGTTTGCGGCTCGCGAGCCCGGTGTGGTGGCGGGCCTGGCGGTGGCGGAGCTGGTGTTCCACTACGTCATGGGTGACACCGTCACGGTGACCCACCGGCTGCCCGAGGGTGCCGTCGTGAATCCGGACGACGTCGTGATGGAGGTGGCCGGCCCGACCCGCGGTCTGCTGACGGCCGAGCGGACCGCCCTGAACTATGCGAGCCATCTCTCCGGCGTCGCCACGGCCACCGCGAAGTGGGTCGAAGCCCTCGCCGGGACCAACGCCAAGGTGTTGGACACCCGCAAGACCCTGCCGAACTACCGCGCCCTGGAGAAGTACGCCGTCCGTGCGGGCGGTGGTCACAACCACCGGATGTCCCTGGCCGACATGGCGCTGGTCAAGGACAACCATGTGGTGGCCGCCGGGGGAGTCGTGCCGGCGTACAACGCGGTGAAGGCGATGTGGCCAGACCTGCCGATCGAGGTCGAGGTCGGCACCCTGCAGGAGTTGCGTGAGCTCCTCGAGGTCGGCTGCGAGCGGATCATGCTCGACAACATGACGGACGCGCAGATGACCGAGGCGGTCGCGATCACCGCCGGCCGGGCGACCCTGGAGGCCAGCGGTGGTCTGACACTCGAACGCGCTCGGGGCGTCGCCGCGACCGGTGTCGACTGGATTTCTGTCGGCGCGCTCACGCATTCGGTGAAGGTTTTCGACATCGGCCTTGATTTGCAGGACGGCTGA